A stretch of DNA from Deinococcus carri:
ATAACGCCGATTTAGGGCCACACTCTGATTTGAGGCCAAGAGTCATCTCAAATACAACACTGTCTGGCACGGTGCCGAGCATTTGGGGCCAACGGCCTACACGGTCCCGCAGTGTGTGGTGCCTCAAACGGGGGCTGCTGTGAGCCTGCGCTTCCGGACCGTCTCCGAGATTGGCACCCCACCTGCTATCGAATGGGTGTGGGAGGGCCATATAGCACGGGGCTACGTGACTATGCTGGGCGGGCCTGGAGGCGTGGGCAAAAGTGCGCTGGTAGCCAGCTTGGAAGTCGCGGTGCTGTCTGGCCTGCCCTTTCTCGGCGGACAGACCATGCAAGGGCCAATCATTCACGCCGACTTCGACACCGACGCCCGCGCACAAATCCCCTGGCTGGAGCGCGCTCTGGTCGGCCAGGGCGTTTCGCACGACGTGCTGCAACACATTACCTATGTCGATTCTGAATCGGGCGGCTTTATGGATGAAGTAGGACTGGCTGCCCTACGCGCCCACATCATCCAAACCGGGGCGGTACTGATCGTGATAGACGCCTTCACTTCCGCCTTTCCCATGATTCGCGCGAATGACGCGGGCGAGGTCATGCAGGTGATGGCCGCCTTCCGGCAACTTGCAAAAGACCTGAATGTAGCCGTGGTGATTCTCGACCACACCCCCAAGCCGATGGCGAATATGCCGGAAGGGCGCGGCCTGCTGGGCAGCACGATCAAGAGCGCCGGGGCGCGGGCAGTGCATCTGCTGACCCGCGTCAAGCCAAACGAGGTCGGTGGCCTGGACGTGCTGAGACTGGAGGCCCACAAAAACAACCTGGCTCCAGTGGGGGAACCGCTGGGCGTCTTGCGGGTGTGGGAAGGCGACGGCCTGCGCTTTGAACCGTATGAGCTGCCGGGCAGCGACCAGAACGGCCCCAGCATGAAAGCCCGGAAGGCGCTGGAAAAGTACCTGAATGACCGCGCCGGAAGTGTCATCCCCCGAAAGGAACTCTTCGACCACCTCATTACCCGTCTGAACGTCTCCGAGCGGACGGTGAAGCGGGCCATGTCAGAAATCGTGACCGATGGCGCGGCCCAGGTGGTCATGCTGGTCGGGCGTGGAAACCCGGTGGGGTACAAAAGCGTTCTGGAACCGGCGGAACCCGGTCCATGGGATGTGTTGGCCCAAAATACTTCAAGCGCGTCAGACGGCAACGACTTAGGAACACCTCTTGGCCCTAAAACACCCTCTGGCCCCAAATCATCTGAAAAAGTGGAGGTGATGACGTGGTAGCGCGTGACCTGTTGCGGGAACTGGAAGGGCGCGGCGTCCGGTTGCTTGCCGAGGGCGGGCGCTTGACCACCTGCGCCCCAGCGGGAGCCATCACGCCCGAACTGGCCGAGCAGATCAAAGCCCAGAAAGACGAGTTGCTGAGGGAACTTCAGGCACGGACGGGCGGGCACCTCGCCCCCCTGCCAGAAGCCCTGGTGAGGCTGGTGCGGGCTGCATCGGGAAACACTCTG
This window harbors:
- a CDS encoding AAA family ATPase, with translation MSLRFRTVSEIGTPPAIEWVWEGHIARGYVTMLGGPGGVGKSALVASLEVAVLSGLPFLGGQTMQGPIIHADFDTDARAQIPWLERALVGQGVSHDVLQHITYVDSESGGFMDEVGLAALRAHIIQTGAVLIVIDAFTSAFPMIRANDAGEVMQVMAAFRQLAKDLNVAVVILDHTPKPMANMPEGRGLLGSTIKSAGARAVHLLTRVKPNEVGGLDVLRLEAHKNNLAPVGEPLGVLRVWEGDGLRFEPYELPGSDQNGPSMKARKALEKYLNDRAGSVIPRKELFDHLITRLNVSERTVKRAMSEIVTDGAAQVVMLVGRGNPVGYKSVLEPAEPGPWDVLAQNTSSASDGNDLGTPLGPKTPSGPKSSEKVEVMTW